One part of the Caproiciproducens sp. CPB-2 genome encodes these proteins:
- a CDS encoding DUF5107 domain-containing protein — MKIYPSLLKIPGAALKNGSPLPRFRDRAQEKPLIDAGLLESEKKGFAYQTGFRELPYTVQDSFHRDLKPREMKTVVMENDFLRAVFLADFGGRLWSLFDKKAGRELLFSNPVFRLANLAIRNAWFSGGIEWNLGQFGHTCLTCEPMFFARCTGKDGEPFLRMYEYERQKCFFLQIDFHLPEDSDRLFAHVKILNTQPRAVPLYWWTNIAVREERNVRVLSQSDGVVCIRPETMGSQNSAHGFAHDTMPYLKSLNGLDASYPQNLTYSSEYFFQNRHALSDAWEAAVYDDGSAFWERSTAALCYRKMFCWGMQRGGCHWKDFLSRDGEGNYLEIQAGLSPSQVHGGDIGPNGCVRFTQVFGGMEADTQKAFGDWEASKQYIHGLIDSRLSGEELLRTDSLCEALEDTPPDEVLHFGSGWGALEAARDPEMIPKGLVFPKETLGEKQAPWLALLQTGRMPEQEKGLPVSWMTDSRWTALLAASLKKEENRSAQALLHLGLMLYESGKWREGIGAMEESLAICPTAICCRNLAQAMVQDNRLEAACSYMEQALALGGAEQSEVMAQDAIDIFAKAGRWQKAWDCYCALPDSLKAGERVRLNTVRAAFELEKWDFLKEQFAFPFAVMREGETMLLDTWFMTQAVRLARQRGEPDWRTLLDEARATLDPPYNLDFRMTM; from the coding sequence TTGAAAATTTATCCGTCGCTGCTGAAAATACCCGGCGCCGCGCTGAAAAACGGCAGTCCTCTGCCGCGCTTTCGCGACCGCGCGCAGGAGAAACCCCTGATCGACGCGGGCCTGCTGGAAAGCGAGAAAAAGGGCTTCGCCTACCAGACCGGTTTCCGCGAGCTGCCCTATACGGTTCAGGACAGCTTTCACCGAGACCTGAAGCCGCGGGAGATGAAAACCGTCGTTATGGAGAACGATTTTCTGCGCGCCGTCTTCCTTGCCGATTTCGGCGGGCGGCTGTGGTCGCTTTTCGACAAAAAGGCGGGGCGGGAGCTTCTGTTTTCCAACCCGGTTTTCCGCCTTGCCAACCTTGCGATCCGCAACGCGTGGTTCTCCGGCGGCATCGAGTGGAATCTGGGGCAGTTCGGCCACACCTGCCTAACCTGTGAGCCGATGTTTTTTGCCCGCTGTACGGGAAAGGACGGGGAGCCGTTCCTGCGCATGTACGAGTACGAGCGGCAGAAATGCTTCTTCCTGCAGATTGATTTCCACCTGCCGGAGGATTCCGACCGGCTGTTCGCCCATGTGAAAATCCTCAATACGCAGCCCCGTGCGGTGCCGCTTTACTGGTGGACCAATATCGCGGTGCGCGAGGAACGGAATGTCCGCGTCCTGTCGCAGAGCGACGGGGTCGTCTGCATCAGGCCGGAAACCATGGGCTCGCAGAATTCCGCCCACGGCTTTGCCCACGACACCATGCCGTATCTGAAAAGCCTGAACGGGCTGGACGCGAGCTATCCGCAGAACCTCACGTATTCCAGCGAATATTTCTTCCAGAACCGGCACGCTCTGTCCGACGCGTGGGAGGCGGCGGTGTACGACGACGGCTCCGCGTTCTGGGAACGCTCCACCGCGGCGCTGTGCTACCGGAAAATGTTCTGCTGGGGCATGCAGCGCGGGGGCTGCCACTGGAAGGACTTCCTTTCGCGGGACGGGGAAGGGAACTACCTTGAGATTCAGGCGGGCTTATCCCCTTCGCAGGTGCACGGCGGGGACATCGGGCCGAACGGCTGTGTGCGGTTCACACAGGTTTTCGGCGGGATGGAGGCCGACACACAGAAAGCCTTTGGTGACTGGGAAGCCTCCAAGCAGTATATTCACGGCCTGATCGACAGCCGCCTGAGCGGGGAAGAGCTGCTGCGGACGGACAGCCTCTGCGAAGCGCTGGAGGATACCCCGCCGGACGAGGTGCTGCATTTCGGCAGCGGCTGGGGCGCGCTGGAAGCCGCCCGCGATCCGGAGATGATTCCGAAGGGCCTCGTTTTCCCAAAGGAGACGCTCGGCGAAAAGCAGGCGCCGTGGCTCGCCCTGCTGCAGACGGGCCGGATGCCCGAACAGGAAAAGGGACTGCCCGTCTCCTGGATGACGGATTCCCGCTGGACGGCGCTTCTGGCCGCTTCTCTAAAAAAAGAGGAAAACAGAAGCGCACAGGCGCTGCTTCACCTGGGGCTGATGCTTTACGAGAGCGGCAAATGGCGGGAGGGAATCGGCGCGATGGAGGAGTCCCTTGCCATTTGTCCCACCGCGATTTGCTGCCGGAATCTGGCGCAGGCCATGGTGCAGGACAACCGGCTGGAAGCGGCCTGCTCCTATATGGAACAGGCGCTGGCTCTGGGCGGCGCCGAACAGTCCGAGGTCATGGCGCAGGACGCGATCGACATCTTCGCAAAGGCCGGACGCTGGCAGAAGGCGTGGGACTGCTACTGCGCGCTTCCGGATTCGCTGAAGGCCGGGGAGCGGGTGCGGCTGAACACCGTGCGCGCCGCCTTTGAGCTGGAGAAGTGGGATTTTCTAAAGGAACAGTTTGCTTTTCCTTTCGCCGTGATGCGGGAGGGGGAGACCATGCTGCTCGACACCTGGTTCATGACGCAGGCCGTGCGGCTGGCGCGGCAGAGGGGGGAGCCGGACTGGAGAACGCTTCTGGACGAAGCGCGGGCCACGCTCGACCCGCCCTACAATCTGGATTTCCGTATGACGATGTGA
- a CDS encoding carbohydrate ABC transporter permease has translation MANKKIRQKTNWKKELALAPGYLIVGIWVVFTFVLIGWIILASFSTTREIFDGNLFKFATGLHPENYVKAWKTHKVSSYFMNSLVYTLISCTVVIIVAAPAAYVLSRFKFRGNGFLQNLFATALGIPAIMIIMPLFALFSQMHVNQSRGLLIFLYIAINVPFTVFFLNTFFHNLSVTFEEAAAIDGCSPMKTFWMIMLPLAQPGIITVTIFNFITIWNEYFISLIFANTAKTRPVAVGLYSMIQSMRYTGDWGGMFAAVVIVFLPTFILYIFLSEKIIASVTGGAIKG, from the coding sequence ATGGCTAATAAAAAAATCAGGCAGAAAACAAATTGGAAAAAAGAACTGGCCCTTGCTCCGGGCTATCTGATCGTCGGAATCTGGGTCGTTTTTACCTTTGTGCTGATCGGCTGGATTATCCTGGCGTCATTCTCCACTACCAGAGAGATTTTTGACGGCAACCTGTTCAAATTCGCAACCGGGCTGCACCCGGAAAACTACGTGAAGGCGTGGAAAACGCATAAGGTATCCAGCTATTTTATGAATTCCCTTGTCTACACGCTGATTTCCTGTACGGTTGTCATTATCGTTGCCGCGCCGGCCGCCTATGTGCTCAGCCGCTTCAAATTCCGCGGCAACGGGTTTCTCCAGAACTTATTCGCGACCGCGCTGGGGATTCCCGCGATCATGATTATCATGCCCCTGTTCGCGCTGTTCAGCCAGATGCATGTCAACCAGTCCAGGGGGCTGCTGATTTTCCTTTACATAGCGATCAACGTCCCGTTTACCGTCTTCTTCCTGAATACCTTTTTCCACAATCTTTCGGTTACGTTTGAGGAGGCCGCGGCCATCGACGGCTGTTCGCCCATGAAAACGTTCTGGATGATCATGCTGCCGCTGGCGCAGCCCGGTATCATCACGGTGACGATCTTCAACTTCATCACCATCTGGAACGAGTATTTTATTTCCCTGATTTTCGCCAATACGGCAAAGACCCGCCCGGTCGCCGTCGGCCTGTACTCCATGATCCAGTCCATGCGCTATACGGGGGACTGGGGCGGCATGTTCGCGGCGGTGGTCATTGTGTTCCTGCCGACGTTCATTCTGTATATCTTCCTTTCGGAAAAGATCATTGCCAGCGTGACCGGCGGAGCCATCAAAGGGTAA
- a CDS encoding carbohydrate ABC transporter permease yields MKTKNKSMIVIFLAPAIFLYTMVFLYPTIRTVIMSFFKVEGVTDAVSAWKFNGLGNFRTLFHTPLFMSALQNISLIWLVGGVGVMLVSLLFGVILTSGVHGKSFFRSVIYLPNVISAVAMGTMWINYVYNPNFGLLSSILKTLGFSEAAATQWTGPEMVFWSMLVAYCFGMVGYHMLIWMSGIERIPVDFYEAATIEGANVFQRFSKITLPLLKGVCRTNIVLWTVSTMAFFVWSQLFSPVNLSASTVTPMSYMYELVFGASNSAITVRDSGAGAAIGVILTIVVVIVFLFTQLIVRHDDVEL; encoded by the coding sequence ATGAAAACAAAAAATAAATCAATGATTGTTATTTTTCTGGCACCCGCGATTTTTCTGTACACCATGGTTTTCCTGTACCCTACCATAAGGACCGTCATTATGAGCTTCTTTAAAGTAGAGGGCGTTACGGACGCCGTCTCGGCATGGAAGTTTAACGGGCTGGGGAATTTCAGGACCCTTTTCCATACACCCCTTTTTATGAGCGCGCTGCAGAATATCAGCCTGATCTGGCTTGTGGGCGGCGTCGGCGTCATGCTGGTCTCGCTGCTTTTCGGGGTGATCCTCACCAGCGGAGTCCACGGGAAAAGCTTTTTCCGCTCCGTGATCTACCTGCCGAACGTCATTTCGGCGGTCGCCATGGGGACCATGTGGATCAACTATGTTTACAATCCCAATTTCGGCCTTCTCAGCTCGATCCTGAAGACCCTCGGCTTTTCGGAAGCGGCCGCCACGCAGTGGACCGGCCCGGAAATGGTGTTCTGGAGCATGCTCGTCGCCTACTGCTTCGGCATGGTGGGGTACCATATGCTGATCTGGATGAGCGGGATCGAGCGGATCCCGGTGGATTTTTACGAGGCCGCCACCATCGAGGGGGCCAACGTGTTCCAGCGGTTTTCAAAAATTACGCTTCCCCTTCTGAAGGGGGTCTGCCGCACGAATATCGTGCTCTGGACCGTCAGCACCATGGCTTTCTTTGTATGGAGCCAGCTGTTTTCGCCCGTGAATCTGAGCGCGAGCACCGTCACGCCGATGTCCTATATGTATGAGCTGGTGTTCGGCGCGAGCAACTCGGCCATTACGGTGCGCGATTCCGGAGCGGGCGCGGCGATCGGCGTTATCCTGACCATTGTGGTCGTGATCGTCTTTCTGTTTACGCAGCTCATTGTCCGTCACGACGACGTTGAGCTTTAA
- a CDS encoding ABC transporter substrate-binding protein, with product MKKKLCSLMAIVLICAMALGGCGGAAQSSAPAASGEAPAGDAKSDVTVTYYSMWNETEPQGQTIAEAAEAFKEKTGITVDINWQGRDIRKTLQPALDAGQEVDLFDEDLERVNGTWGKYLLNVEDLAAKSYDTTDGKPLTDVINKKLVDLARSLGPDGKLSTIPYQPSTFLVMYNKDIFKTAGITAVPKTWEEWLDACAKIKAAGKTPITVDDAYMASLFGYHMARLIGKDKTLAMVENKKIDDPAVQTFGEQWKEMYDKGYISKNAAGNIYPAGQQEVASGDVAMYLNGTWLPNEIKNSAPADFNWGTFAYPAVGKDGDGPEANQYGAQCFGINKDSKHAEEAFQFIVFMTTGEWDNKLAAESIGVPMANDATWPTQLADAKAVLDATTTRYPWAVGMENDADINAKIKTNFALLVSGKLDAKGFADAMKK from the coding sequence ATGAAAAAGAAATTATGTTCTCTTATGGCCATCGTTTTAATCTGCGCCATGGCGCTCGGCGGCTGCGGCGGAGCTGCTCAGTCATCGGCCCCGGCTGCTTCCGGCGAAGCGCCGGCCGGAGACGCGAAGAGCGACGTAACCGTTACTTATTACTCCATGTGGAACGAAACCGAGCCGCAGGGACAGACCATTGCGGAAGCGGCGGAAGCCTTCAAGGAGAAGACGGGCATCACCGTCGACATCAACTGGCAGGGCCGCGATATCCGCAAGACCCTTCAGCCCGCGCTGGACGCCGGACAGGAAGTCGACCTTTTTGACGAGGACCTCGAGCGTGTAAACGGCACATGGGGCAAATATCTGCTCAATGTGGAGGATCTGGCCGCCAAGTCCTACGACACTACGGACGGCAAACCGCTGACCGACGTGATCAACAAGAAGCTGGTCGACCTTGCCCGGTCCCTCGGGCCGGACGGAAAGCTTTCCACCATCCCTTACCAGCCGTCCACCTTCCTTGTCATGTACAACAAGGACATCTTCAAGACAGCCGGAATTACGGCGGTTCCGAAGACCTGGGAAGAGTGGCTCGACGCCTGCGCCAAGATCAAGGCGGCCGGCAAAACCCCGATTACCGTGGACGACGCGTATATGGCTTCTTTGTTCGGCTACCATATGGCCCGCCTGATCGGCAAGGATAAGACGCTTGCCATGGTGGAAAACAAGAAGATCGACGATCCCGCCGTTCAGACCTTCGGCGAGCAGTGGAAGGAAATGTACGACAAGGGCTACATATCCAAGAACGCGGCCGGCAATATCTATCCCGCGGGCCAGCAGGAAGTCGCAAGCGGCGACGTGGCCATGTATCTGAACGGGACCTGGCTCCCGAATGAAATCAAAAATTCCGCTCCGGCGGACTTCAACTGGGGAACCTTCGCGTATCCGGCGGTCGGCAAGGACGGCGACGGCCCGGAGGCCAACCAGTACGGCGCGCAGTGCTTCGGCATCAATAAGGACAGCAAGCACGCGGAGGAGGCCTTCCAATTCATCGTCTTTATGACCACCGGCGAATGGGACAACAAGCTTGCGGCGGAGTCCATCGGCGTTCCGATGGCGAACGACGCAACGTGGCCGACGCAGCTTGCGGACGCCAAGGCGGTTCTGGACGCGACCACCACCCGGTATCCCTGGGCGGTCGGCATGGAAAACGACGCGGACATCAACGCGAAGATCAAGACCAATTTCGCCCTGCTTGTCAGCGGCAAGCTTGACGCGAAGGGCTTTGCGGACGCAATGAAGAAATAA
- a CDS encoding AraC family transcriptional regulator: protein MTQFVSTFLKQEIVINELITVHYFEYNSDFYFPGETHNFWEFLYVDKGQVDVTAGNTNYVLKKGDIIFHKPYEFHSLWANGVIAPNLVVITFKCDSPAMHFFDNKILKVGDFERDLLGRAIEESFDAFSSPLDDVDMKELVRSGKGAFASEQVIKLCLELMLISLIRKGGAGEERVSSSIKEKSGQDTFSRIVAYLSQNIHSKVTLSDVCRDNMCGCSFLQKVFREKTGGGVMEYFGKMKVDSAKQSIREGTKNFTEIANDLGYSSIHYFSRHFKKVTGMTPSEYSSSVKLRTDSQKGRPPHFE from the coding sequence ATGACGCAATTTGTAAGCACCTTTTTGAAGCAGGAAATCGTAATCAACGAACTGATCACCGTCCATTATTTTGAGTACAACAGCGATTTCTATTTTCCGGGCGAAACCCACAATTTCTGGGAATTCCTGTACGTGGACAAGGGGCAGGTGGACGTGACCGCCGGAAACACCAATTACGTGCTGAAAAAGGGCGACATCATCTTTCACAAGCCCTATGAATTTCACAGCCTGTGGGCCAACGGCGTGATCGCGCCGAACCTTGTGGTCATCACGTTCAAATGCGACTCCCCCGCCATGCATTTCTTCGACAACAAGATTCTGAAGGTGGGCGATTTTGAACGCGACCTGCTCGGCCGCGCGATCGAGGAATCCTTCGACGCCTTTTCCTCCCCGCTGGACGATGTGGATATGAAGGAGCTGGTGCGCAGCGGCAAAGGCGCTTTTGCTTCGGAACAGGTCATCAAGCTCTGTCTGGAGCTGATGCTCATCAGCCTGATCCGGAAAGGCGGGGCCGGCGAGGAACGCGTTTCCTCCTCCATTAAGGAAAAATCGGGTCAGGACACCTTTTCCCGGATCGTGGCGTACCTGAGCCAGAACATACACAGCAAGGTCACCCTGAGCGACGTGTGCCGGGACAACATGTGCGGCTGTTCCTTCCTCCAAAAGGTGTTCCGCGAAAAAACCGGCGGCGGCGTGATGGAATACTTCGGGAAGATGAAGGTGGACAGCGCCAAGCAGTCCATCCGCGAGGGGACGAAGAATTTCACCGAAATCGCGAACGACCTCGGGTACTCGTCCATCCATTACTTCTCCCGCCATTTCAAAAAGGTGACCGGGATGACCCCCTCGGAGTACTCTTCCTCCGTCAAGCTGCGGACCGACAGCCAAAAAGGCCGCCCGCCCCATTTTGAGTGA
- a CDS encoding sugar phosphate nucleotidyltransferase — MKEPVLVVMAAGMGSRYGGPKQIDPVGDNGEIIIDFSLYDAVKAGFKKVVFLIKKSIEADFKEIIGDRMSKIIEVKYAYQEVGVLPEGYRVPPGRGKPWGTAHAVLCCRDAIDGPFAVINADDYYGKDAFRLIYDTLLHSRDDGLYRYAMVGYTLKNTLTDHGHVARGVCVATPDGFLEDIHERTHIEKRGNAAQYTEDGGNTWVTIPGGSVVSMNLWGFSESILGEIAARFPAFLDSALEKDPLKAEFFLPTVVDELLKGKKASVKVLRSPDKWYGVTYREDKPVVAEAIRKMRKQGIYPDKLWEGNT, encoded by the coding sequence ATGAAGGAACCTGTACTCGTTGTCATGGCGGCGGGAATGGGCAGCAGATACGGCGGTCCGAAGCAGATTGACCCCGTGGGGGACAACGGGGAGATCATCATCGATTTTTCGCTTTACGACGCGGTAAAGGCCGGCTTCAAAAAGGTTGTTTTTTTGATCAAGAAATCCATTGAGGCGGATTTTAAAGAAATTATCGGGGACAGAATGTCCAAAATCATAGAGGTAAAATACGCGTATCAGGAGGTCGGCGTACTGCCCGAGGGGTACCGGGTGCCGCCCGGGCGCGGGAAGCCCTGGGGCACCGCGCACGCGGTGCTCTGCTGCCGCGACGCGATCGACGGGCCCTTCGCGGTGATCAACGCCGACGATTATTACGGAAAAGACGCGTTCCGCCTGATTTACGATACTCTTCTCCACAGCCGGGACGACGGGCTGTACCGTTACGCGATGGTGGGCTACACGCTAAAAAACACGCTGACGGACCACGGCCATGTGGCAAGGGGCGTCTGCGTCGCCACCCCGGACGGATTTCTGGAGGATATCCACGAACGCACCCACATTGAAAAGCGGGGAAACGCGGCCCAGTACACCGAGGACGGCGGAAACACGTGGGTAACCATCCCCGGGGGAAGCGTCGTCTCCATGAATCTGTGGGGCTTTTCCGAATCGATCCTCGGGGAAATCGCGGCAAGGTTTCCCGCGTTTCTGGACAGCGCTTTAGAAAAGGACCCTCTGAAAGCAGAGTTCTTCCTGCCCACCGTGGTGGATGAGCTGCTCAAGGGCAAAAAAGCCAGCGTAAAAGTGCTGCGGTCCCCGGACAAATGGTACGGGGTCACCTACCGCGAGGACAAACCGGTGGTGGCGGAAGCAATCCGTAAAATGAGAAAACAGGGGATCTATCCTGATAAGCTTTGGGAGGGCAATACATGA
- a CDS encoding phosphotransferase enzyme family protein, translating to MKPVKKELLPAIAEKFQFEGQYVGILPYGSGHINDTFSVFFQLEEQTRRYILQRINTNVFRKPAELMENVIGVTRYLHKAIAAAGGDPYRETLNLIPTRDGAYYYVDGDGGYWRSYYFIENTVTLQQTRTKEEFYNTARAFGRFQLLLADYPAATLHETIPLFHDTPNRILQFKEALAADVKGRAAGVKEEIAFVLGQEDYTRLLVDMQARGELPLRVTHNDTKLNNVLVDSETGKGVCVIDLDTVMPGLSLYDFGDSIRFGASTAAEDERDLSKVHFDLGLFEAYTKGFLEVAGKVLTDEEVRRLPDGAKMMTLECGIRFLADYLAGDTYFKISRGSHNLDRARTQFRLVEEMDRQWGVIAKIVGQYCKQGLKK from the coding sequence ATGAAACCGGTGAAAAAGGAGCTTCTTCCCGCGATCGCGGAGAAATTTCAGTTCGAGGGCCAGTATGTGGGAATCCTGCCCTATGGAAGCGGACATATCAACGACACCTTTTCCGTCTTTTTCCAGCTTGAGGAACAAACCCGCAGATACATCCTTCAGCGGATCAACACCAACGTGTTCCGCAAGCCGGCGGAGCTGATGGAAAACGTGATAGGCGTTACCCGTTACCTGCACAAAGCCATCGCCGCTGCCGGCGGCGACCCTTACCGCGAAACGCTGAACCTGATTCCCACACGGGACGGCGCGTACTATTATGTCGACGGGGACGGCGGCTACTGGCGCTCCTATTATTTTATCGAGAACACCGTGACCCTTCAGCAGACAAGGACCAAAGAGGAATTTTACAACACCGCCCGGGCCTTCGGCCGGTTCCAGCTGCTTTTAGCCGACTATCCGGCGGCTACGCTCCACGAAACCATCCCGCTGTTCCACGACACGCCGAACCGCATCCTCCAGTTTAAAGAGGCGCTCGCCGCGGACGTAAAAGGCAGAGCGGCCGGTGTGAAAGAGGAAATTGCTTTCGTGCTCGGGCAGGAGGACTACACCCGTCTTCTGGTGGATATGCAGGCGCGGGGGGAGCTTCCCCTGCGGGTCACCCACAACGACACCAAGCTGAACAACGTGCTGGTCGACAGCGAAACCGGAAAAGGCGTATGCGTCATTGACCTGGACACAGTGATGCCCGGCCTTTCCCTGTACGATTTCGGCGACTCCATCCGCTTCGGGGCGAGCACGGCGGCGGAGGACGAACGGGATCTGTCCAAGGTACATTTTGACCTCGGGCTGTTTGAAGCGTATACCAAAGGCTTTCTGGAAGTCGCGGGAAAGGTGCTGACCGACGAGGAAGTCAGAAGGCTGCCCGACGGCGCGAAGATGATGACGCTGGAATGCGGTATCCGCTTTCTGGCGGATTATCTTGCCGGCGACACCTATTTCAAGATCAGCCGCGGGAGCCACAACCTTGACCGCGCCCGGACCCAGTTCCGGCTGGTGGAGGAAATGGACCGGCAGTGGGGCGTTATAGCCAAAATCGTCGGCCAATACTGCAAACAGGGGCTGAAGAAATGA
- a CDS encoding SGNH/GDSL hydrolase family protein gives MRNILCYGDSNTYGMKPGMTGRYARDVRWTGLLQKLLGGGYDVIEEGLGGRTTVWDDPIEEYKNGKTYLLPCLESHKPLDLVVIMLGTNDLKKRFSLPVCDIASGMENLIRTILKSESGSEGGAPQVLLVAPVPIADVGIRAWRLMFGEGMKNSLLLAEEYEQTAKRNRVHFLNPGRSVEVGPEDGIHYTQAGHRKMAELIEQKIREIFPNG, from the coding sequence ATGAGAAATATTCTTTGCTACGGCGATTCCAATACCTACGGGATGAAACCCGGCATGACGGGCAGATACGCGCGGGACGTCCGCTGGACCGGCCTGCTGCAAAAGCTGCTTGGCGGCGGGTACGATGTGATCGAAGAAGGGCTGGGCGGCAGAACGACCGTCTGGGACGACCCGATTGAGGAATATAAAAACGGCAAAACTTACCTTCTCCCCTGTCTGGAAAGCCACAAGCCGCTGGACCTGGTCGTCATCATGCTGGGCACAAACGATCTGAAAAAGCGTTTTTCCCTGCCCGTGTGCGACATTGCGTCGGGTATGGAAAATCTGATCCGGACGATTTTAAAATCGGAGTCCGGCAGCGAAGGAGGCGCCCCGCAGGTGCTTCTGGTCGCGCCGGTCCCCATCGCCGACGTGGGGATCCGCGCCTGGCGCCTGATGTTCGGCGAAGGGATGAAAAACAGCCTTCTGCTGGCGGAAGAGTATGAGCAGACCGCAAAACGGAACCGCGTGCATTTTCTGAATCCGGGCCGAAGCGTGGAAGTCGGCCCGGAAGACGGCATCCATTACACGCAGGCGGGCCACCGGAAGATGGCGGAGCTGATCGAACAGAAAATCCGCGAGATTTTTCCAAACGGCTGA
- a CDS encoding leucyl aminopeptidase, with protein sequence MPQKRKDSMIDIQIGSFKEAQILFLYEDADHTSLPVQKMFRAEFLESFPFCQDSRLTLYIGLGKRGELSARRMTDAVAKGARELRRLHQYEAEINLSAMVPVCGLDCIRSAVLGVKLGLYDYSPYRADSREDSFRFFLHGIPQRLTETAEEYLEKAVNLADSVVLARNLVNAPANRMTPSIMADTLRREAGKCGVQAEILDEKESGRLGMSAFLTVGSSSANPPRLIVLRYLADPQSPLRTALVGKGVTCDTGGYCLKSKDSMLGIKGDMAGGAAVAGAIFALARNQVKTNAVAVIPACENRISRQSFLPGDVVRSMSGKTIEIRNTDAEGRLILADAVTYAIRAEGTTRVLDIATLTGAVVGALGFTTAGVLTDSDQLWDDLSAAARISGEQYWRLPIFPEYEEMVKSRIADVKNMGEHYCGTISAGLFIREFTEHLPWIHLDIAGTAWVDKPVFEHQSAGATGAGVTTLYDLLNTEGQCSGQKI encoded by the coding sequence TTGCCGCAGAAACGGAAGGACAGTATGATCGATATTCAGATAGGCTCCTTTAAGGAAGCACAGATATTATTTCTCTATGAGGACGCGGACCACACCTCGCTGCCGGTCCAAAAAATGTTCCGGGCGGAATTTCTCGAAAGCTTTCCGTTCTGTCAGGATTCCCGCCTGACCCTCTATATCGGGCTGGGGAAACGCGGGGAACTGAGCGCCCGCAGAATGACGGACGCCGTCGCCAAGGGTGCCCGGGAGCTCCGGAGGCTTCATCAGTACGAGGCGGAAATCAATCTGTCCGCAATGGTGCCCGTCTGCGGGCTGGATTGTATCCGCAGCGCGGTTTTGGGCGTCAAGCTGGGTCTGTATGATTACTCCCCGTACCGGGCGGACAGCCGGGAGGATTCCTTCCGCTTCTTTCTGCACGGGATTCCGCAGCGCCTGACGGAAACGGCGGAGGAATATCTGGAAAAGGCCGTCAATCTGGCGGACAGCGTGGTGCTGGCCCGCAACCTTGTCAACGCCCCCGCCAATCGGATGACCCCGTCCATCATGGCGGACACCCTGAGACGGGAAGCGGGAAAATGCGGGGTGCAGGCCGAGATCCTGGACGAAAAGGAGTCCGGGCGGCTGGGAATGTCCGCGTTTCTGACGGTCGGCAGCAGCAGCGCGAACCCGCCGCGCCTGATCGTCCTGCGCTATCTTGCGGATCCCCAGTCCCCGCTGAGGACCGCGCTGGTGGGAAAGGGAGTTACCTGCGACACGGGCGGATACTGCCTGAAAAGCAAGGACTCCATGCTGGGCATCAAGGGGGATATGGCCGGCGGCGCGGCGGTGGCGGGCGCGATTTTCGCCCTTGCGCGAAATCAGGTGAAAACGAACGCCGTGGCCGTGATCCCGGCCTGTGAAAACCGTATTTCCAGACAGAGCTTCCTTCCGGGGGACGTCGTTCGGTCCATGTCCGGCAAGACGATCGAAATCCGGAACACGGACGCGGAAGGCAGGCTGATTCTGGCGGACGCCGTTACATACGCCATCCGTGCGGAGGGTACGACCAGGGTGCTGGATATCGCTACGCTGACGGGCGCGGTCGTGGGCGCGCTCGGCTTTACCACGGCGGGCGTCCTGACGGACAGCGACCAGCTGTGGGACGACCTGTCCGCGGCGGCGCGCATTTCCGGCGAACAGTACTGGCGGCTGCCTATTTTCCCGGAGTATGAGGAAATGGTGAAAAGCAGGATTGCCGACGTCAAAAATATGGGCGAGCATTATTGCGGGACGATTTCCGCCGGTTTATTTATCCGGGAGTTTACGGAGCATCTGCCGTGGATCCATCTGGACATTGCCGGGACGGCGTGGGTGGACAAGCCGGTTTTCGAGCATCAGTCGGCCGGCGCCACCGGCGCGGGAGTCACCACGCTTTACGACCTGCTCAATACGGAAGGACAGTGCAGCGGGCAGAAGATATAA